GTATCCTGTGATGAATTGGATTTTCTGGTTGATTTTGCAAACAAGGATCCAAGGGCTGAAGGGGCCAGAATGATGGGAGGTGGATTTGGCGGAAGTTCCATTCATTTGGTAAAAAATAATACCTTGGACGCTTATCGATCCGACATCGCAGAAGCTTATCAGCTGAAGTTCGGGATACATGCAGATATCTTTGAAGCGGAAGCATCAGATGGTCTTATACGCTTGAAATAAGAAATTTTTAAAGAATGGCTTTATCTTTGCATTTCCAGCAAATCAAATTTCGTAAAAAAAATCTACAATATATATTCTTATCCTCCATCAAATGCGGTTTCAAAATAAAATTATTCTTGCAGTCTTTGTTTCCCTGGTCCACAGTTGTTCACTCTGGTCAGCAGCCACTGCCGCCCTTCAAGAAGATTGGATGATCACAGAATCAAAACTTAAAAAAATCTGGCCCAATGCTCAAATAAATCATCTGAACAAATTGGATGGCTACCAGACAGCCTGGGAAATTTTAGTGCCACAGAAAGTAAATCACCAAGACGCCAGCAGTCCGATTTTTTATCAACGGATATACATAGACCACAAGAGCCTAAAATCACCAAATGTTTTAGTGACTGAAGGATACCAAATCAATCACCGCATTCATGAGCCCAGTAAAATGTTGGATGCCAATCAAATCACCATAGAATACCGGTATTGCGGACAATCTGTTCCTACCAAATTGGACTGGACTTATTTAAATCATGCCCAAGCCATGCAAGATTTTTATAAAATTCAAAATGAATTAAAAAAAATCTACAAGAAAAAATGGATTGTTACCGGTGTGTCCAAAGGTGGCACTACAGCTGCCATCTATAAATTGCAGTACCCAAAAGCGGTAAAAGCGGCCATGGCTTATGTAGCACCCTTTCCCCTGGCTCAGGAAGACCTTAGGACCATCCGCCATTATCGCCAAAAAGCAGGCACAGAAGCATGCAGAAAAAGAGTTTTCGAATTTCAGAAAATGGTATTTTCAAACCGTGAAAAGCTGGTGCCGCTGATACAAAATCTAGCTAAAAGAGAGGGTGTCACTTTCCCATTGGGTATTGAAAAGACCATAGAATATTGTGCACTGGAATATCCTTTTTCTTTTTGGCAATGGGGAACCGATTGTGAGGAGATTCCGGGAACTGAAGCCAATGCATTGGATATTTTTCATCATCTGGAAGAAATCGTCGATATCAATTTTTATGATTCAAAAACTTACGAACAATTCAAACCAGCCTTCTATCAGTTTATGACTGAATTTGGGTACTATGGTTTTGATACGATCGGTTTAAGTCAATATTTACTTTTTGAAAAGCAACCCAGCAACCTGGTCTTTTGTCCATCAGATGTAGATATCCAATTTAATCCTTCCTTTATGCAAAAAATGGAAGAAAAGGCAAGAACGAATGGCAAGAAAATTATGTACGTGTACGGTGGTCTGGATACATGGACTGCTTGTGGCATCGAACCGGATAAAAGATTGAATGCGCTTCGACTGACACTCGCCGATGGTGGACACCGCACCAAACTCAGAAATTTTTCTGCAGAACAAAAATCAATGGCTGTCCAAAAATTAAAAAAATGGACAGGTATTAAAAATATTTCCACACCTCAATAAATACTGCTTGCAATGATTCTTGAAAATGACCAGTATCAAATTCAGGGTTTAGCCCTTCTGGATCTAGTTGAAAAATACGGAACTCCTCTCTATGTCTATGACAGCTCCATGATCAAACGTCAATTGGATCGACTTCACAAGGCTTTTGACGTGCCGCAATTGGATGTACACTTTGCATGCAAGGCATTGAACAATGTCAATATATTAAAGCTGATAAATGGGTGGGGAGCGGGACTTGACACGGTTTCCATCCAGGAAATATGGACCGGTCTCAAAGCCGGGGTGGATCCTTCAAGGATTATCTATACTCCCAATTGTGTCGGAGTGGATGAAATTGAAATGGCCATCGAGCTGGGTGTTCAGATCAACATTGATCACATCGAAACACTGGAATACATAGGACACCATCACCCCAACACCAAAATGTGCATCCGGATTAACCCACATGTGATGGCCGGTGGCAATGAAAATATCAGTGTGGGTCATATTGATAGCAAATTTGGAATCTCTATTTATCAAATGCCACTTGTGGAGAGATTGGTCAAAACGCTTGGCTTAAAAATAAATGGTCTTCACATGCATACCGGATCGGACATTCTGGATGCGGGTGTGTTTAGTTTTGCCTCCGATATTCTTTTTGATGTGGCCAAAAGATTTCCGGATCTTGAATTCCTTGATTTTGGCAGTGGCTTGAAAGTTCCTTACAAGGAAGATGATGTCTATACCGATATTGAAGAATTGGGAGTCATCCTATCCAAAAAATTTAATCAGTTTTGCAAAGAATATGGACGTCCATTAAGTCTTTTCCTGGAGCCCGGAAAGTTTATTGTATCAGAGTGCGGCTTTTTTTTGGTTAAAACCAATGTCATCAAACAAACACCTTCCACGGTGTTTGCCGGTGTGGACAGCGGAATGAATCATTTGATAAGGCCTATGCTCTATAATTCCTACCATCAGATCGTCAATGTGAGCAATCCTACAGGAAAGCCAAGGGTGTA
This window of the Saprospiraceae bacterium genome carries:
- the lysA gene encoding diaminopimelate decarboxylase, which produces MILENDQYQIQGLALLDLVEKYGTPLYVYDSSMIKRQLDRLHKAFDVPQLDVHFACKALNNVNILKLINGWGAGLDTVSIQEIWTGLKAGVDPSRIIYTPNCVGVDEIEMAIELGVQINIDHIETLEYIGHHHPNTKMCIRINPHVMAGGNENISVGHIDSKFGISIYQMPLVERLVKTLGLKINGLHMHTGSDILDAGVFSFASDILFDVAKRFPDLEFLDFGSGLKVPYKEDDVYTDIEELGVILSKKFNQFCKEYGRPLSLFLEPGKFIVSECGFFLVKTNVIKQTPSTVFAGVDSGMNHLIRPMLYNSYHQIVNVSNPTGKPRVYNVVGYICETDTFASNRVVPEIHAGDILCFKNAGAYCFTMSSNYNSRFRPAEVLIHDGKDLLIRKRESMEDLLRNQIEVL